A stretch of DNA from Schizosaccharomyces osmophilus chromosome 2, complete sequence:
aattagaaaacatTAAGGAGCTTTATAACCAGCTGGTAAGTTTTTTGAGCGACTTGGACCCTTCTTCAGATGTAAAAGCATACCTCGAAACCGTGAAGCCAAGCTCTGATTTGCCATACCTAAAATTATGTGTCCTATATTTATTGGGAAAACTTGAACTGGACGTTTTACGAATATATAGACTTAAAATACAAGAGGAACTGGAAAAATATGAGCGTCGTCTTTACTCTCCAAGCAAACAACATTTTGAGGAGTTGATTGAGCTtctaaagattttgaatattCCAGCGACTTATGCTCCCGTAGCAATTGAAGCTGAAGCATTTGCTTCTGCCATATATAAGAAGAATTTGGCTACTGTTGTTGCTACTCAAGACACTGATACATTGGCATTAGGTGCTCCCATGGTGTCAAACTTTTTAGATAATTCAGAATTGGCTTACCATTCTCTTACCTATATAAATCCGATGCGAATTTGCAATAGCCTGAGCATTACTCATAGACAGTTTCAACTATATTGCCTTATGTGTGGAACTGATTTTTCTACTCGAATTCCTAAGATAGGTCCGGTACGTGCTTTAGAGGTTATTCAAAAGCATAAAGATATTTCTTGTGTACTAAACGATATATCCCTTTCTAGCAGATTTAACGTACCAGAagattatgaaaaaatgatTGAGGTTGCTCTTAAACGTTTTACTGACTTGCCAAATAAAAACGAGTTCTTTCACTTTATAAATGCAAGcccaaaaagctttttgcAAATGTCCGATGATTACTATTTGGATCTAGAGAGGCAAGCATTAAAGCTCTTTAACTTGCAACCTGATTATGTTCAGTATAACGTCCTTGGGTActattatttttgatatattcgtttttaacaaaaatattatgATATGAGAGGAATGATTTCTAATTACTATTGTTCAACCAGAacagaagagaaaaatggattcattattcttttcgtAAGAAACCTAAAGACCCAACGAAAATTCAATACCATCctaaaattaaaaacaactAATTATTAATAAGTTTAGCTTTTTGCTAACTTTAAACGAAGAATAACCTCAAACTGTGAATGTTAGTAGTGTATCATTTAACCGAACGAACATACcataaaaacaatcatGAACAAAGTAATTAGAATAATGATAATCCATGTTAtggaattcatttttctgtCTGCACTTGATTTCCCAAAAATATCAAGCATGTCGAATATAACCTTACAACGCTTGTTTAAAACATTCGTCCGAGGCCCAATTTCTAAATATTGTCGAAATGCTGTGTACAAAGGAAGTAGCAAAGGTTCTGAATCCCATAAAAATTCCGGTGTATCCAAGACATTACTGATTAGATTTACATCTACACGTAACTGAAATAAATGCCCACTCATTCGAATAACCTCGGCCCTAGAGAGGCCCAGATGGCCATATAAAGCAAGTTTTTTTGGGAAAACTAGGGCCGAATTCATTGTCACGTCTGTCCGAAGTTCAAACCTAGAAAGCTTGACGGATTGTGCAAGAGCATGAGACATTACTAGTTTCATTTTGATATCAGCAGAGGGAATATGAATCATATCGTTATAAATACGAGGCCGTTTGGTATGCGGAGCGTaatgaaaatgtaaatCTTCGACCTCGCATTCCTCCTCAGCCAAAGGTTTTATCATCAATGAGTTCTCACCCCCTGCAAATGTTAAATCTGCTAAAATGTCTTTTTCCTGACCTAGAGTGAAATTCCAAAACACTATGACACCATaagaataaacaaaaactaaaaaaaaaagttagcaGGTCAACATTATGATAATACATACTTTCTGAAATGCGGTACATTTGAGCAATTGAACTTGCAGACGGAGAAGTGCTGGAGGTGGATTCCTCATTCAATTGTTGTTGTGATTGATCGGAAGAGGTAGAAGGAGAATCTTCTTGCTCCGTTGACGGTGGAGGGCCACTGGCAATTCGGCAGGAGTCTGATCTACCATACACTAATGGTAAATGGTAAACAGCGTACAAAGTTTCATCGTATTTTCTCGGTCTAACCTTGTGATACGTTCTCAAAAAATGTTTCACCTTTGGTAATTGAAAGGCGTCGCATATAGAATAAGCTGTGGCTCTTGGAAATCCCAATTCCTCTCTTTTGTCCTTTGAAAGGTTTTCCGACTTAATCATGTTATACGAACTCAGCGGCACCATATCTTCATAAACACTGggatcttcttcaaatgaaTTGACAGCATGATCTTCAGGCAGAAGTACTAGCTTTTGCGATGTTTTTGTCGTCCGTTGAGGAATATGAGAATTTGCATCCACATGACGATTCTTGAGTAGCCAACCTAATGGGTGATCTATTTTTTGTGCATTATTTTTTCGCTGGAATAGTTCCTGGGCTGATGATATTCGATGATTTCCAAACCCAGGAGGACTATGCCGTTGCGGCGTCAAACGAGAGTATTCAGAACTTACTGGAGGAGAGATGTGAACTGGGGTTGATAGCTTCGTATTAATTGTCCGTTTTGGAGGCAACGTAGGCCGCTGTTTATTCGACATTACCGTctccaaaaattgaagTTTGTTCTGTACAATGCTCCCTGGTAATTGCTTTATTCGCACAAGCTATAATTATATTACGAATCGCATGAATAACATAATGTCATAAGTAATATTcatatttcattatttaaCGCGCTGTCTTTTATATCATtaaaaggtaaacaaacatttctcagtaaaaaataagaaaataaaacactCTTTGTCAGAATGGTTAAGCTGGTATATTTATGCTTTAAAAGAGATTTAAAATCTTTCAAATGATTGAACTTCGTTTTCAGAGTCTTACGCGGGCATATATACTTACAGAAGCAAAACGTCTGTATGCATTTTTCGTGTGACatgaaaagcaatgatTCTACATCAATCAAATTattcattgattttattcTTCGATAGATCGGGTTTCAGGCTACAGAACGTGAATTGATATACGATGAACTATAACTTGAGGGCTTATTGGGATCATTCAACAATGAATAATGGACaagtaaaacaaaatgaactTAATTGTTAACTAAGAAACGACGGGAATATTATGATGGCCTACAACCCGATTTCTTAGGCATCCAACTTTATTTACTGCtttaaaaacgaaattgcAACTTGAGGTTCTTGTAGATTTCCTTCAAGTCAccttttatttcctttcagattttagcaaaaagagaagagaaaCATACTTTTTTGAGCAAATGTCTCTTGCATTGATGGATTGAAAGGCATCCTATCCTCCATTCATCTTTATACGCAGCACCACTTCCAACATAAAGGTAGAGCGTGAATCGgactttctttgaattcATCCCAATCTAATAGACAATATCACTGTGAATTATTATACGaaggaaataaaagcaTCCGACCTTGTTGAATTTCTCTGTTAtaaagttttcaaataaacgTTTGATTTTTACAGTAAGAATGGAGCGCGCCGAAAATGCTagaattattcaaaagcCTATGACGAGAAGAACCGTTGACTATGGCTCTAATCTTTCCCAATATGTTTTGAACCGGCATCTTCGAAGCAATATGTATCACGTACATGTCCCCAGACCCAATCCTAATCACATTCTTAATCAATATCCTCCATGCGAATATAAATACAACTACGCTAACTCTCTATGTACAAAGTATATTCACACGTCCGCAAACAAGGCACGACATGTTATTAACGTCGTGCGGTGGACACCAGATGGCAGAAGACTTTTAACGGGTTCCTCCACAGGAGAATTTACTTTGTGGAACGGTCTAACATTTAATTTTGAGCTCATTAACCAGAGTCATGATTATGCGGTTCGATGCGCCGAATGGAGCTCAGACGGCCGCTGGCTCATTTCTGGTGACGGAGGTGGTATCATCAAGTATTTTGAACCGAATTTGAATAATGTGAAAATCCTCCAAGCTCATGAAATGGAAATTCGAGATGTAGCTTTCTCACCGAACGATAGTAAGTTTGTTACTGCTAGTGACGACGGTTctctgaagatttggaatTTCCAGATGAGCACTGAAGAACAAAAGCTCACAGGACATGGTTGGGATGTTAAGACGGTGGATTGGCACCCTTCCAAGGGTCTTTTGGCATCTGGTTCCAAAGACAATTTAGTGAAATTTTGGGATCCTCGTACTGCTTCCTGTCTTGCTACATTACATGGACACAAAAATACGATAATGCAGGCAAGCTTTCAAAACGGTTTTGGGAATAATTACCTTGCTACTGTTTCAAGAGATAGCACCTGTCGGATTTTCGATTTACGAGTTATGAAAGATATCCGAGTTTTGCGTGGCCATGAGAAAGATATTAATTGTGTTACATGGCACCCCATCCATGGTAACTTACTTACTACTGGTGGCTCTGATGGAAGCGTCAATCATTACAGTTTGGACGAGCCACCTGTTTATTCCCAGCAAAAATATCACGAAAAACATCCCCAGACCACcctttcatcttcttcccATTTGTTATATCCTACTGCTGAAATTCCTTATGCTCACGAACTCGGTATATGGAGTATGCAATATCATCCGCTAGGCCATTTACTTTGCACTGGTTCCAATGATAAAACCACGAGATTTTGGTCAAGGTCTCGTCcagatgatgaagaatccTTCTTGGACCGCCATCATTTGGGTGAAGAACAATCTGAAGCTGTTATTGGACAGAGACGCGCGGTAgcggaagaagaagatgccTATGAGCCTGATGAAATTTCACCGATGGAAAACTTATCGAACGTGAACAAGCCTTATCCTTCTATGCCTACCTTGCCAGGTTTAGGAAATGCACCTGGATTTGCACCTTCTGCAGCTGCTGCCGCATCTTCAGCGAATCCACAAATTCCCGGAATGACGCATGCTTCTACTCAAAATTACGGAAATCCCTCTCCATCAACTGGCCCGTTTATTCCAGGTTTAGGCTCTCGTCATCAGGATCCTTATTCACAGTCCTATCGTTAAGTGTTTTCCTATTTTTCAGCAATCCTTCGATGAGAAtatccaaagaagaattactACACGTATGCTACTAATTTGATACTATGAGacgttctttcttttattgctCTACCTAAATTCCGCTTCAGAAATGAATGCAAAACGAtcgttttattttccaCAAAGCTCAATACTTAccatttttattgcttcttttactttcttgTTTAACGCATATTAACGCGGAATACAGAAGTTGCTGTaagaagaatctgaaaATTGTGCAACAAAATCACCACAAAATTTTAAAGAGTCGGATGTGGTCATTGTTTAAGGATTGACTCTCAAATTTGCGGATTTGTACAAACAAGGGACCATTTCTACATTGATATTATTTGGTGATAACTCCCTTTGGCTTGGGAAATGGCTAAAAAAAGTACATTCTCCAAAGCAAACAAGGctaataaaataaaaaagaaatcaaaatttgaTGAACGAGAACCTTTACCTAGAAggatttttaaaaaaggcgATAGGAATCGCagatttaaaaataatgatggaaaaaggaaatcgGAATACCCCGACGAATTGGAAGTGAACAATAACTTTAGTCTTTTGGAACAGGAACAGGAGGAGAACAGGAAAGAACGTGAAGGCACCCAGCATTCACGACAAAAAGATAGTACCAGTGATTTCTTAAAGCCGTCAGTGAATCAGTCGGGACGAGTCGATCCTTTGGAAACCCTAGAAAAGTTAGATCTTCCGGAAGAAGCAATCAAGAAAGGAGCGCCCTCGATCTTAGTAGGTTTAGAGAAGCTGAATGGTAAGACTGAAAAGCCAGGACCAGAACCAAAGAACGCTGTAGATGAAAATGCAGATTATATTGGTTTCGATTGGAATAGTGACGAAGATGTAAAGGACACTTcgaaaaaggaagcaaatGATGTTGGACCTAATAACATTCCTGGCTTTATGCAAAATAACGGTCGGTTTTTCCACGAGGCCAGCAAACCAAATGAGGATATCAGTAGGAAGAGAAAGCGTATGGCATACGAGATTGATCCTAGCTCTTGCCCTTGGCATAGACCTTACAAAGCAGATGTTGAAGTATCTCGACTCTTGCATCAGGATATAAACCAATTTGTTGAATATATAACGCCGACGCCGGAAGAACATGCTGTTCGAAAATCTTTAATTTCGCGAATTAATAGCGCggttttaaagaaatgGCCAGATGTTTCCGTATACGTATTTGGAAGTTTTGAAACCCGTCTTTATCTTCCTACCTCTGATCTTGATATGGTAATAATGTCTTCGGATAGTCATTATCGTGGAAGCAAGAAGGACATGTTTGTCTTGGCCCATCACCTGAGGAAGTGTAAAGTCGCTACTGATATACAAGTTATTACTACCGCTAATGTGCCTATTATCAAATTTGTGGATCCCATAACAAAGATCCATGTCGATGCATCTTTTAACCAAGCGGGTGGTTTGAAAACTTGCCTGGTCGTTAACggctttttgaagaaataccCTGCTCTCCGTCCTCTTGTAATTATTGTTAAACATTACCTAAACATGCGCGCTCTAAATGAGGTGTTTTTGGGTGGTCTTAGCAGTTACGctattgtttgtttggtggtctcttttcttcaacttcatCCGAGATTAAGTACTGGCTCCATTCGTGAAGAAGATAATTACGGGGTTTTGCTTTTAGAATTTTTAGAACTTTATGGTAAGCGTTTCTATTACGATGCAGTCGGTATTGCCGTTCACAATGGtggattttatttttcaaagaaaaagca
This window harbors:
- a CDS encoding Fen1 family nuclease, XP-G family, translated to MGVQGLLPMLRRIAPECIQSIAVSAFSNLCPVVAIDGTLLLIRNFRSQSTALNYSYNHVNWAFKLSRYCRRQKITPIVVFDNPIPNEHKAEEHEKRQLTKANIVKDRDNISKRASLQENFESVLLNRAKPCIVSDCETLLFSLENLLEDVQLEHSKLSVPYEQEDLESTQKSREIQSPSPNPIDKQEKQKKLENIKELYNQLVSFLSDLDPSSDVKAYLETVKPSSDLPYLKLCVLYLLGKLELDVLRIYRLKIQEELEKYERRLYSPSKQHFEELIELLKILNIPATYAPVAIEAEAFASAIYKKNLATVVATQDTDTLALGAPMVSNFLDNSELAYHSLTYINPMRICNSLSITHRQFQLYCLMCGTDFSTRIPKIGPVRALEVIQKHKDISCVLNDISLSSRFNVPEDYEKMIEVALKRFTDLPNKNEFFHFINASPKSFLQMSDDYYLDLERQALKLFNLQPDYVQYNVLGYYYF
- the sif3 gene encoding mitochondrial protein, producing the protein MSNKQRPTLPPKRTINTKLSTPVHISPPVSSEYSRLTPQRHSPPGFGNHRISSAQELFQRKNNAQKIDHPLGWLLKNRHVDANSHIPQRTTKTSQKLVLLPEDHAVNSFEEDPSVYEDMVPLSSYNMIKSENLSKDKREELGFPRATAYSICDAFQLPKVKHFLRTYHKVRPRKYDETLYAVYHLPLVYGRSDSCRIASGPPPSTEQEDSPSTSSDQSQQQLNEESTSSTSPSASSIAQMYRISEIFVYSYGVIVFWNFTLGQEKDILADLTFAGGENSLMIKPLAEEECEVEDLHFHYAPHTKRPRIYNDMIHIPSADIKMKLVMSHALAQSVKLSRFELRTDVTMNSALVFPKKLALYGHLGLSRAEVIRMSGHLFQLRVDVNLISNVLDTPEFLWDSEPLLLPLYTAFRQYLEIGPRTNVLNKRCKVIFDMLDIFGKSSADRKMNSITWIIIILITLFMIVFMFEVILRLKLAKS
- the pfs2 gene encoding mRNA cleavage and polyadenylation specificity factor complex, WD repeat protein Pfs2, whose protein sequence is MERAENARIIQKPMTRRTVDYGSNLSQYVLNRHLRSNMYHVHVPRPNPNHILNQYPPCEYKYNYANSLCTKYIHTSANKARHVINVVRWTPDGRRLLTGSSTGEFTLWNGLTFNFELINQSHDYAVRCAEWSSDGRWLISGDGGGIIKYFEPNLNNVKILQAHEMEIRDVAFSPNDSKFVTASDDGSLKIWNFQMSTEEQKLTGHGWDVKTVDWHPSKGLLASGSKDNLVKFWDPRTASCLATLHGHKNTIMQASFQNGFGNNYLATVSRDSTCRIFDLRVMKDIRVLRGHEKDINCVTWHPIHGNLLTTGGSDGSVNHYSLDEPPVYSQQKYHEKHPQTTLSSSSHLLYPTAEIPYAHELGIWSMQYHPLGHLLCTGSNDKTTRFWSRSRPDDEESFLDRHHLGEEQSEAVIGQRRAVAEEEDAYEPDEISPMENLSNVNKPYPSMPTLPGLGNAPGFAPSAAAAASSANPQIPGMTHASTQNYGNPSPSTGPFIPGLGSRHQDPYSQSYR
- the cid14 gene encoding TRAMP complex poly(A) polymerase subunit Cid14, which translates into the protein MAKKSTFSKANKANKIKKKSKFDEREPLPRRIFKKGDRNRRFKNNDGKRKSEYPDELEVNNNFSLLEQEQEENRKEREGTQHSRQKDSTSDFLKPSVNQSGRVDPLETLEKLDLPEEAIKKGAPSILVGLEKLNGKTEKPGPEPKNAVDENADYIGFDWNSDEDVKDTSKKEANDVGPNNIPGFMQNNGRFFHEASKPNEDISRKRKRMAYEIDPSSCPWHRPYKADVEVSRLLHQDINQFVEYITPTPEEHAVRKSLISRINSAVLKKWPDVSVYVFGSFETRLYLPTSDLDMVIMSSDSHYRGSKKDMFVLAHHLRKCKVATDIQVITTANVPIIKFVDPITKIHVDASFNQAGGLKTCLVVNGFLKKYPALRPLVIIVKHYLNMRALNEVFLGGLSSYAIVCLVVSFLQLHPRLSTGSIREEDNYGVLLLEFLELYGKRFYYDAVGIAVHNGGFYFSKKKQGWLRPNQPYLLSIMDPVEFTNDVSKSSRGLLRVKATLGNGFDLLTNELFALASRIEREGSRRASDFPSILGSIISVDEGVRKHRVHMLNCFNEHPIPLEPMVDVEQLSSIDVDHLPTDNVDLQFVEDESDSDEVEQETDELVGKKGLSDLQEIDQNQGLSDASDSRMNAKDLFNIDEESSEEYEKNNDEPTRDYQRSDEEESRATKVRRKTR